A genomic window from Cloacibacillus evryensis DSM 19522 includes:
- a CDS encoding ABC transporter permease subunit yields the protein MKNKLQEFIENAGWPRVIIALFLCALFVAAPFVGVRIDASLSDTLVRVGMNGILVLAMVPMVQSGCGLNFGLPLGIIAGLLGAVTSIQIGIRGSVGFLLAAAIAIPIAVVLGWLYGQLLNRVKGDEMMIATYVGFSSVALMCIAWLLLPYTSPTMIWGYGGSGLRTTISVEGYWLNALSKYVNIQIGEFFYVPVGMFLFFAFVAFLVWAFFRTKIGTAVTAVGSNPEFARASGIDVDRMRTISVILSTVLGAVGILVYEQSFGFIQLYMGPFYMAFPAVAAILLGGASVNKATMVNVVVGTFLFQGILTMTPSVINSVMQTDMSEVIRIIVSNGMILYALTRKVTVKR from the coding sequence ATGAAGAATAAATTACAGGAATTTATTGAGAACGCAGGATGGCCGCGAGTAATAATCGCCCTCTTCCTGTGCGCGCTCTTCGTCGCCGCGCCGTTTGTCGGCGTGCGGATCGACGCCTCGCTCTCCGACACGCTCGTTCGTGTCGGAATGAACGGCATACTCGTCCTCGCGATGGTCCCGATGGTACAGTCGGGATGCGGGCTGAACTTCGGACTGCCGCTCGGCATCATCGCCGGCCTCCTCGGAGCCGTCACCTCGATACAGATCGGCATAAGGGGCAGCGTCGGTTTCCTCCTCGCCGCGGCGATCGCCATTCCGATAGCCGTCGTACTCGGCTGGCTGTACGGACAGCTGCTGAACCGCGTCAAGGGAGACGAAATGATGATCGCCACCTACGTTGGATTCTCATCCGTCGCCCTCATGTGCATCGCCTGGCTGCTGCTCCCATATACGAGCCCGACGATGATCTGGGGCTACGGCGGTTCTGGGCTCCGCACGACGATAAGCGTCGAGGGCTATTGGCTAAACGCGCTGAGCAAGTATGTGAATATCCAGATAGGCGAATTTTTCTATGTGCCGGTGGGGATGTTCCTCTTCTTCGCCTTCGTGGCCTTCCTCGTATGGGCCTTCTTCCGGACGAAGATCGGAACGGCGGTCACCGCCGTCGGTTCCAATCCTGAATTCGCGCGTGCATCCGGCATCGACGTAGACCGTATGCGCACGATCTCCGTCATCCTTTCGACGGTGCTTGGAGCGGTCGGCATACTGGTTTACGAACAGAGCTTCGGATTCATCCAGCTTTACATGGGGCCGTTCTATATGGCTTTCCCCGCCGTCGCCGCGATCCTGCTTGGCGGCGCCTCCGTCAATAAGGCCACGATGGTCAACGTCGTCGTCGGGACCTTCCTGTTCCAAGGAATACTGACAATGACGCCTTCGGTAATCAACAGCGTCATGCAGACGGACATGTCTGAGGTCATCCGCATCATCGTCAGTAACGGCATGATCCTCTATGCCCTTACGCGGAAAGTGACGGTGAAACGCTAA
- a CDS encoding ABC transporter permease encodes MAKRNRELKSMLADYAVPIVFIGLSAIAIPLSGFSATYLIQEMFTRLARNSFLVLSLLIPILAGMGLNFGMVLGAMAGQIGLIFVTDWAVVGWEGMLLASIVGMPIAILLGYICGAVLNRAKGREMVTSYILGFFINGVYQLIVLYGMGNILPISNPQLVLSRGYGIRNAINLTGVRHVLDNLIPFKIGTIDVPVATFILIGIFCLFIVWFRRTKLGQDMRALGQDMAVAESAGIPVERTRIIAIVISTVLACFGQIIFLQNIGTMNTYNSHDQAGMFAIAAILIGGASVSRATITNVFVGVVLFHLMFVVSPMAGKELIGQAQLGEYFRVFVSYGIIALALVLHAWRRQRDKIEARRSLRGE; translated from the coding sequence ATGGCTAAAAGAAATCGTGAATTGAAAAGTATGCTGGCCGACTACGCGGTCCCGATCGTCTTTATCGGGCTCTCCGCGATAGCCATCCCGCTTTCAGGCTTTTCCGCCACATATCTGATACAGGAGATGTTCACGCGCCTGGCGAGAAACTCCTTCCTCGTCCTCTCCCTTCTCATCCCGATACTTGCCGGCATGGGACTCAACTTCGGCATGGTCCTCGGCGCGATGGCGGGGCAGATTGGGCTCATATTCGTCACTGACTGGGCCGTCGTTGGCTGGGAGGGAATGCTGCTGGCCTCGATCGTGGGCATGCCGATCGCGATCCTGCTCGGATATATATGCGGCGCCGTCCTCAACCGCGCCAAAGGCCGCGAAATGGTGACGTCGTATATCCTTGGGTTTTTCATCAATGGCGTCTATCAGCTGATCGTGCTCTACGGGATGGGCAACATCCTGCCGATATCGAACCCGCAGCTGGTGCTTTCGCGCGGATATGGCATACGCAACGCGATAAACCTCACGGGCGTCCGCCATGTTCTCGACAACCTCATCCCGTTTAAGATCGGCACGATCGACGTACCGGTGGCGACCTTCATCCTGATCGGCATCTTCTGCCTCTTCATCGTCTGGTTCCGCCGCACGAAGCTCGGGCAGGACATGCGCGCGCTCGGGCAGGATATGGCGGTCGCCGAATCGGCAGGTATCCCCGTGGAACGCACGAGGATCATCGCGATCGTGATCTCCACGGTGCTGGCCTGCTTCGGACAGATAATATTCCTGCAGAACATCGGCACGATGAACACCTACAACAGCCACGACCAGGCGGGAATGTTCGCCATCGCCGCGATCCTCATAGGCGGAGCATCCGTCAGCCGCGCGACGATCACCAACGTCTTTGTCGGCGTCGTGCTCTTCCACCTGATGTTCGTCGTCTCCCCGATGGCCGGCAAGGAGCTTATCGGGCAGGCGCAGCTTGGGGAATACTTCCGCGTCTTCGTCTCCTACGGCATCATCGCCCTGGCCCTCGTGCTTCACGCCTGGAGGCGCCAGAGGGATAAGATCGAGGCCAGAAGGAGCCTGAGAGGAGAATAG
- a CDS encoding DUF6672 family protein: MTHNINKKRLIIRLALVALLVLLCFVLYYVGKEHEVLIDNKTAAIDGHEYQEIAYMNVVVDGDEDKAMEFYAGDRDVVKLKGPSHRIKITVINEDTEEVIKTVERDLSLGAVSSVMYSLPAIVDGAPTVELPLPHTEAQEESGGGDAPQQEEVPTGEAPALSD, encoded by the coding sequence ATGACGCACAATATAAATAAAAAGAGGCTGATCATACGTCTCGCGCTCGTCGCGCTTCTGGTTCTCCTATGCTTTGTCCTCTACTATGTCGGCAAAGAGCACGAGGTGCTTATCGACAATAAGACGGCCGCCATCGACGGACACGAGTATCAGGAGATAGCCTATATGAACGTGGTCGTTGACGGCGACGAGGATAAGGCGATGGAGTTCTACGCGGGCGACCGTGACGTCGTAAAGCTTAAGGGACCGAGCCACAGGATCAAGATAACGGTCATCAACGAGGACACCGAAGAGGTCATCAAAACGGTAGAACGCGACCTCAGCCTGGGAGCGGTGTCGAGTGTGATGTACTCCCTGCCAGCCATAGTTGACGGTGCTCCGACAGTCGAGCTCCCGCTGCCTCATACGGAGGCGCAGGAGGAGAGCGGCGGCGGGGATGCGCCGCAGCAGGAGGAAGTACCCACGGGCGAGGCTCCGGCCCTCTCCGACTAA
- a CDS encoding histidine phosphatase family protein codes for MSAKTTIYFIRHGECAGNRERRIRGCVDFPLNENGIKQARALAERMKELGIGRIVTSQLSRAVMTAEILGLRLGLSPVVKDGFRNICFGSWENRLQSEIIEEFPEMWKTWLTAPESLRVDGAENIEEVRRRSLRELERTVAEYAGETIALVSHRALLKPMLAGALGIERPCFWRLHLDNAAYGILTHDQAKGFCLCGLNYTEHLKKLEIVDDFDSM; via the coding sequence ATGTCAGCAAAGACGACGATATATTTCATAAGACACGGCGAATGCGCGGGAAACAGGGAGCGGCGCATCCGGGGCTGCGTCGATTTCCCCCTCAACGAAAACGGCATAAAGCAGGCGCGGGCGCTGGCTGAGCGTATGAAGGAGCTCGGGATCGGACGTATCGTCACGAGCCAGCTGTCGCGCGCGGTGATGACCGCCGAAATCCTCGGCCTGCGCCTGGGACTGTCGCCGGTCGTAAAAGATGGATTCCGCAACATTTGCTTCGGATCGTGGGAAAATCGCCTGCAAAGCGAGATCATTGAGGAGTTTCCGGAAATGTGGAAGACCTGGCTTACAGCCCCCGAGTCGCTCCGCGTCGACGGCGCGGAAAACATCGAAGAGGTGCGCCGGCGCTCGCTGCGCGAACTGGAACGTACCGTCGCGGAGTATGCGGGAGAAACTATCGCCCTGGTATCGCACAGGGCGCTGCTGAAGCCGATGCTTGCCGGGGCTCTGGGAATAGAGCGTCCCTGCTTCTGGCGGCTGCATCTTGATAACGCGGCCTACGGGATTCTAACGCACGACCAAGCCAAGGGCTTCTGCCTTTGCGGCCTCAACTATACGGAACATTTAAAGAAATTAGAAATAGTTGATGATTTTGACAGCATGTGA
- a CDS encoding GntR family transcriptional regulator: MEEKSLSAQVYEKIKAGIISLKYPPGSVLKERELSESLGVSRTPVREAIQRLSQESWLVPGEGKRMQVRPVTIADVHEIIQIRNLVEYAALDDLLKNGEPRVAAGQLDSILNEMKSATEVYTLTTLDLKFHYLVVESMKNERLLRFWSTVQDEVLRMGLLMLKRKDRWGEVISEHERLVEMLWNKDAEKTRLAMKEHLENSYAALIRDPAGCLKN; this comes from the coding sequence ATGGAAGAAAAGTCATTATCTGCGCAGGTATATGAAAAGATCAAAGCAGGGATAATTTCCCTGAAATATCCTCCCGGCTCCGTACTTAAAGAGCGCGAACTGTCCGAGAGCCTTGGCGTGAGCCGCACGCCTGTGCGGGAGGCGATACAGCGGCTGTCGCAGGAATCCTGGCTCGTTCCCGGAGAGGGAAAACGGATGCAGGTACGTCCCGTCACCATCGCCGACGTCCACGAGATCATACAGATACGCAACCTTGTCGAATACGCCGCTTTGGATGACCTGTTGAAAAACGGAGAGCCGAGAGTGGCCGCCGGACAATTGGACTCAATCCTGAATGAGATGAAGTCGGCTACCGAAGTATATACGCTCACTACCCTTGACCTTAAATTCCATTACCTTGTGGTCGAAAGCATGAAAAATGAGCGGCTGCTGAGATTCTGGAGCACCGTTCAGGACGAGGTGCTGCGGATGGGGCTGCTGATGCTCAAGAGAAAAGATCGCTGGGGCGAGGTCATAAGCGAACATGAGCGCCTGGTGGAGATGCTGTGGAACAAAGACGCGGAAAAAACGCGCCTTGCGATGAAGGAACATTTGGAAAACAGTTATGCCGCTTTGATAAGAGATCCTGCCGGATGCTTAAAAAACTGA
- a CDS encoding DUF2848 family protein has product MKFKVLEKNGEERVIDFIPKHIINAGYTGRDQAAVQAHIDELKEEGIPAPDKTPVYFPKFTDKLTQSEEFEVLDETDHSGEAEFALFFDKSEIYVGVGSDHTDRKLETIDIPKAKQIYPNTISKELWKLSDVIDHWDDIIIRSWIKADGEKKLFQEAKLTAMLDAADLAERAKKLLCDPKDTEGLVVYSGTVASLFKADYSPYFETELEDPILGRRLGNVYEMTCKSSWYKGN; this is encoded by the coding sequence GTGAAGTTTAAGGTATTAGAAAAAAACGGAGAAGAAAGGGTAATCGATTTTATCCCGAAACATATCATCAACGCAGGCTATACGGGGCGTGACCAGGCCGCCGTGCAGGCCCACATCGACGAGCTGAAGGAGGAGGGGATACCCGCGCCCGATAAGACTCCGGTATATTTTCCCAAATTTACCGATAAGCTCACGCAGTCAGAGGAATTTGAGGTGCTTGATGAGACGGACCATTCGGGAGAGGCGGAATTTGCCCTTTTCTTTGACAAAAGCGAAATATATGTAGGCGTCGGCAGCGACCACACCGACCGCAAGCTTGAGACGATAGACATACCTAAAGCCAAACAGATATATCCAAACACGATCAGCAAAGAACTCTGGAAGCTGAGTGACGTGATAGACCACTGGGACGACATCATCATCCGCAGCTGGATCAAAGCGGACGGAGAGAAAAAGCTCTTCCAGGAGGCAAAACTGACGGCCATGCTGGACGCGGCGGATCTTGCGGAGAGAGCGAAAAAGCTTCTCTGTGACCCTAAGGACACGGAGGGGCTCGTTGTCTATTCAGGAACCGTCGCCTCCCTCTTTAAGGCCGATTACAGCCCCTATTTTGAGACGGAGCTCGAGGACCCGATCCTTGGGCGCAGGCTGGGCAACGTATACGAGATGACCTGCAAGTCATCATGGTATAAAGGCAACTGA
- a CDS encoding cupin domain-containing protein, with translation MAKQEYEIRDVDLRGEWRLVEGGYNGTMEKVLSYDPETGNYTRLLKFPPQTEMPEVLSHDFCEEIYVVDGYLTDTNKNLTMAKGYYGSRLPGMKHGPYSIPLGCMTMEFRYQDPNKPVDPECSLLKNKLGAPR, from the coding sequence ATGGCAAAGCAGGAATATGAAATTCGCGATGTGGATCTTCGCGGCGAATGGCGGCTTGTGGAGGGCGGCTACAACGGAACGATGGAAAAGGTCCTCTCTTATGACCCCGAGACGGGAAATTACACGAGGCTTCTGAAGTTCCCTCCCCAAACGGAGATGCCAGAGGTCCTGTCGCATGACTTCTGCGAAGAGATCTATGTCGTGGACGGCTATCTGACCGATACGAACAAAAACCTCACGATGGCCAAGGGCTACTACGGCTCGCGCCTTCCCGGCATGAAGCACGGCCCCTACAGCATTCCCCTCGGCTGCATGACGATGGAGTTCCGTTATCAGGACCCCAATAAGCCGGTCGACCCCGAATGCTCACTGCTGAAAAATAAACTCGGCGCACCCAGATAA